In the genome of Megalops cyprinoides isolate fMegCyp1 chromosome 7, fMegCyp1.pri, whole genome shotgun sequence, one region contains:
- the mfsd5 gene encoding molybdate-anion transporter: MLVTAYLAFVLLAALCVGLELTARRAAPPQPALAAVANPAFRRFQSLFLRAYLLALWADWLQGPYLYKLYRHYNFLESQIAILYVCGLGSCVLFSPAAGWLSQVLGRRQACLLFCLAYSVCCLTKLSRDYFVLILGRILGGLSTSLLATTFEAWYVHRHLDVHDFPREWIPSTFARVASWNHGLAAGAGLAANALAEWAGLGPVAPFLLAVPFLAACGWVVLWDWGQEEAEEGAGAEKGTPLLGTPSAPPPTRVSARERFSRGCLEGLRCLLSDRRVMLLGGVQALFESVLYIFVFLWTPVLDPHGPPLGIVFSCLMAASMAGSALYRLATSARYRLQPGHLLCLAVLLAFFSFFMLTFSTVPGQPRARESFLAFLLLELACGLYFPAVSFLQGRVIPEERRAGVLAWFRLPLHLLACLGLLALHGEVSGTGGGEAGGGTRHMFAGCAGMMLAALLAVISLFTLGRHDADLRLEGTRGEGDM, encoded by the coding sequence ATGCTGGTGACGGCCTACTTGGCGTTTGTGCTCCTGGCGGCCCTCTGTGTGGGCCTGGAGCTCACCGCCCGCCGCGCCGCACCCCCTCAGCCCGCGCTTGCCGCCGTTGCCAACCCCGCCTTCCGCCGCTTCCAGAGCCTCTTCCTGCGCGCCTACCTCCTGGCGCTGTGGGCCGACTGGCTGCAGGGGCCCTACTTGTACAAGCTGTACCGCCACTACAACTTCCTGGAGTCCCAGATTGCCATCCTGTACGTGTGCGGCCTGGGCTCTTGCGTGCTCTTCTCCCCTGCAGCTGGGTGGCTCTCGCAGGTGCTGGGTCGGAGGCAGGCCTGCCTGCTCTTCTGCCTGGCCTACTCTGTCTGTTGCCTCACCAAGCTGTCGCGCGACTACTTCGTTCTCATCCTGGGCCGCATCCTCGGGGGCCTCTCCACCTCGCTGCTCGCCACCACCTTCGAGGCCTGGTACGTGCACCGCCACCTGGATGTGCACGACTTCCCGCGGGAGTGGATACCCAGCACCTTCGCCCGGGTGGCCAGCTGGAACCACGGGCTGGCGGCGGGCGCGGGGCTGGCGGCCAACGCACTCGCCgagtgggcggggctgggcCCAGTGGCGCCCTTCCTGCTGGCCGTGCCCTTCCTGGCAGCCTGCGGGTGGGTGGTGCTGTGGGACTGGGGgcaggaggaggcggaggaagGGGCAGGGGCCGAGAAGGGCACCCCCCTGCTGGGCACCCCCAgtgccccgccccccacccgTGTCTCGGCGCGGGAACGCTTCTCACGTGGCTGTCTGGAGGGGCTCCGTTGCCTGCTGTCAGACAGACGTGTCATGCTCCTAGGCGGCGTCCAGGCCCTCTTTGAGAGTGTGCTCTACATCTTCGTCTTCCTGTGGACCCCAGTGCTGGACCCCCACGGGCCCCCGCTCGGCATCGTCTTCTCCTGCCTGATGGCGGCCAGCATGGCGGGCTCCGCCCTCTACCGCCTGGCCACGTCGGCACGCTACCGGCTGCAGCCGGGCCATCTGCTGTGCCTGGCTGTGCTCCTggctttcttctccttcttcatgCTGACCTTCTCCACAGTGCCGGGCCAGCCCAGGGCCCGCGAGTCCTTCCTGGccttcctgctgctggagctggcctGCGGGCTCTACTTCCCGGCCGTCAGCTTCCTGCAGGGCCGCGTGATCCCCGAGGAGCGGCGGGCAGGGGTGCTGGCCTGGTTCCGCCTGCCGCTCCACCTGCTGGCCTGCCTGGGCCTGCTGGCGCTGCACGGGGAGGTGTCCGGGACGGGCGGGGGCGAGGCGGGCGGCGGCACCCGCCACATGTTTGCAGGCTGTGCCGGGATGATGCTCGCCGCCCTGCTGGCCGTCATCAGCCTCTTCACGCTGGGCCGCCACGATGCTGACCTCCGGCTGGAGGGAacacggggggagggggacatgTGA